In Candidatus Cloacimonadota bacterium, the following are encoded in one genomic region:
- a CDS encoding cation:proton antiporter, whose translation MENILHLQSNPLATILLVGLITIISFYFGKLMKYVHLPLIIGYMLIGVILGPSIFNFINSGIQNNLAFITDIALGFVALSIGLELRISSLKKLGIGILYIILLESFGAFILVFGGIFLLTGNLPMALIFAAVAPASAPAGTVAVIQEFKAKGNLTRALYAVVGFDDGLGIIIFGFAAAFARSILAHQSGTASENFLLLIFNPLKEIFFSVAFGIMVGMLLSILARRLKNATDIFIIIFGFVLISVGFCEVARLSPILTNMVVGAIVVNTQSRNLVRKMSERLPHIMPLIFILFFTLAGSSLHISALPSLGLLGLIYVFTRSAGLIGGSRLGGIIGKVENKIKKYLGLGILSQAGVAIGLALIVKHEFRGLGKVVDIVNGIEITSGDQLGTIVITTVTATCIFFELIGPILTKYGLKKAGEIREED comes from the coding sequence ATGGAAAATATTCTTCACTTGCAATCAAACCCGCTCGCAACAATCTTGCTGGTCGGATTAATCACAATAATATCCTTTTATTTTGGTAAGTTGATGAAATATGTACATTTGCCTTTAATCATCGGTTATATGCTGATTGGCGTAATTCTTGGACCCTCTATTTTTAATTTTATAAATAGCGGTATCCAAAATAATTTGGCTTTTATCACGGATATTGCACTCGGGTTTGTAGCACTTAGCATCGGATTGGAATTGCGTATTTCTTCCTTAAAGAAATTAGGAATCGGGATATTATACATCATTTTATTGGAATCCTTTGGAGCGTTTATACTTGTTTTCGGAGGTATTTTTTTGCTAACCGGCAATTTGCCAATGGCTCTCATTTTCGCTGCAGTTGCACCTGCTAGCGCTCCTGCCGGTACCGTAGCGGTTATTCAGGAATTCAAAGCAAAAGGAAATCTGACCCGAGCATTATATGCTGTTGTGGGTTTTGATGACGGTTTGGGAATAATCATTTTTGGGTTCGCAGCTGCTTTTGCCCGAAGTATATTGGCGCATCAAAGCGGGACAGCTTCCGAGAATTTTCTACTCCTTATTTTCAATCCTCTAAAGGAAATATTTTTCAGCGTCGCTTTTGGAATTATGGTGGGAATGCTGCTTTCGATTTTGGCAAGAAGATTAAAAAATGCTACGGATATTTTTATTATTATATTCGGTTTTGTGCTTATTTCCGTGGGATTTTGCGAAGTTGCACGTCTCTCCCCGATTCTCACGAATATGGTGGTTGGTGCTATTGTCGTAAATACTCAATCTCGCAATTTGGTCAGAAAGATGTCTGAACGCCTTCCACATATAATGCCTTTGATTTTTATCTTATTTTTCACTCTTGCTGGCTCGAGTCTTCATATTTCCGCACTTCCTTCGTTGGGTTTATTGGGTTTGATTTACGTTTTCACCCGTTCTGCGGGATTGATTGGCGGCTCTCGGCTTGGAGGTATTATTGGAAAAGTTGAGAATAAAATCAAAAAATATCTTGGTTTGGGAATCCTTTCTCAAGCAGGAGTGGCTATCGGTCTCGCTCTGATAGTTAAACATGAATTCCGAGGTCTCGGGAAAGTTGTTGATATTGTAAATGGGATCGAAATAACTTCCGGTGATCAGTTGGGTACTATTGTCATCACAACTGTAACTGCAACCTGTATATTTTTCGAATTGATCGGTCCGATTTTGACAAAATACGGTTTGAAAAAAGCCGGAGAAATTCGCGAAGAGGATTGA
- a CDS encoding PTS sugar transporter subunit IIA: MSLFKNLSKDNIIVDCDAIDKNSLLKIIAENAIKNPDLKNISQKKLLAALRKREELVSTGIGKGIAVPHCSFDNISEFVIGIITIPHGIDFDSLDGKKAKLFIYIISPESKRNEHIRLLSHISKILSKKSAVDELLLLKDQEKVHAKFLEITDFENRLSPKEDCFLFHINVQLEDKFEDLLQMFAEMEDCFEYVVDVNDATYYLHRLPLFANFWSEHREGFNKLIIATVNKSFANETIRRINTMIDELDDKSGIMMTVQKLFYFNGSLNI, translated from the coding sequence ATGAGCCTTTTCAAAAATTTGTCGAAAGATAACATTATCGTAGATTGTGATGCGATAGATAAAAATTCACTTTTGAAAATTATTGCAGAAAATGCAATTAAAAATCCGGATTTAAAGAATATCTCGCAAAAAAAATTACTTGCTGCTTTAAGAAAACGAGAAGAGCTAGTTTCTACCGGTATTGGAAAAGGAATAGCGGTTCCTCATTGTAGTTTTGATAATATTTCCGAATTCGTGATTGGAATCATCACAATCCCGCACGGAATTGATTTTGATTCTTTGGATGGAAAGAAGGCAAAATTATTTATTTACATTATTTCACCCGAATCGAAAAGAAATGAACATATCAGATTATTATCGCATATTTCAAAAATACTAAGTAAAAAATCGGCTGTGGACGAACTACTACTCCTGAAGGACCAAGAAAAAGTACACGCGAAATTCCTTGAAATAACTGATTTTGAAAACAGATTGAGTCCAAAAGAAGATTGTTTTCTTTTCCATATTAATGTGCAACTTGAGGACAAATTTGAAGATCTTTTGCAAATGTTCGCTGAGATGGAAGACTGTTTTGAGTATGTGGTAGATGTTAATGATGCTACCTATTATTTACATAGATTGCCTTTATTCGCAAACTTTTGGAGCGAACACCGGGAAGGATTCAACAAGTTGATCATCGCAACCGTAAACAAATCATTTGCCAATGAAACCATACGAAGAATAAACACGATGATTGACGAACTTGATGATAAATCCGGAATTATGATGACCGTCCAGAAACTTTTTTACTTTAACGGATCGTTGAATATCTAA